CAGGTTGGGTCTAAGCAGGCCTGGAACAGCTAGGAGTACAGCATCGTTCTCCGTTCCTAACAGCTCCTCGATAGCACTAGGGCTGAGTACGCGGCTACACCGCTCCTGGAGCTCTCTCCTCAGCTCGGCTGGCGCAATACAAGCAACCTGGCTATAGACCTCGCTGAGCAGCCCCGCCACAGCGCTAGCACAGACTCCGATAGCTGTTGAGTGAAGTAGTACGAGTCCGCGGTAGCCGCTCCCTCTCAGCTCTGTAAGCCAGGCTGATAGCTGGCGTAGCACCATGTACAAGTCTAGCCGCCCCAGGACAGCCGCCACATAACCCTACCAGAGATACTATTTTCACGCAGCAACAACAAGCAAAACCACGGCCCACACAGCCCCACCGGAGGGGTGTCCGCTTTGACTCTACCTATCAGCGAGGGCGAGCTGGACGAGTTCTTCAAGCTACTCAAAAAACTCTCAGACGCCTTTGGCGTCTCGGGCTACGAGGACGAAGTTAGAGGGATAATTATAGACGAGGTACGCGAGGCTGCCGACCATGTGGAAGTTGACCGCTTCGGCAATGTTATCGCCATAAAACGTGGAGGCCGCGGCACCATCAAAATCGTCTGGGACGCTCACATGGACGAGATAGGGTTCCTAGTCAAACACATAGATGATAAAGGCTTTATCTATCTCTCACCAGTCGGCGGCTGGACCGACCACGTGCTGCCCGGGCAGAGGGTGCGAATACTCACAGACAACGGTACTTTAGTACGAGGCGTGATAGGGATAAAGCCACCACACCTCATGAAGCAGGAAGAGCGCAGCCAGGTGATACCCCTCGACAAACTCTTCGTAGACATCGGTGCTTCGAGCAGGGAGGAGGTTGAGAAGCTCGGTATAAGGATTGGAAGCCCTGTAGACCTTGACCGAGAGACGATACGGCTGGTTGGCGACAGGGTAACCGGCAAGGCCTTTGACGACCGTGTCGGCGTAGCTGTGCTCATAAAGGCGTTCAAGGAGTTTAACCCTGCTGAGCAGACCGTATACCTTGTCATAGCTACGCAGGAGGAGGTAGGCCTTAAGGGCGCACGTGTGGCAGCTCAGAAGATACAGCCAGAGGCAGCAATAGCCGTAGACGTCACAACCGCCAATGACGTACCAGGTGTAGAGGCAAAGGACCGCGTGGCAGAGGTAGGTAAGGGGCCCGCATTGACCGTTGCCGATGGGAGGAATGCTAGCGGGCTCATAGCGCATCCCAAACTGCTAAAGCTGCTTATGGAAACAGCTAAGGCTGAGGGGATACCCTACCAACTCTTCATCCTACCTGGAGGTACCACCGACGCCACCGCCATAGCGCTAGCAGGGGAGGGTGTACCCTCAGCCGTGGTATCGGTGCCAACACGTTACATCCACAGCCCTGTCGAGCTGCTAAGCCTCCGCGACGCAGTATACGCCGCGAAGCTTGTCGCAGCGGCTACCTCGAGGATAACCAGGGAGTGGTACGACCGCGAAATACTGTGGGGCAAGAAGATAAAGTAGCTTGTAACCCCAACTTTTAACCCTGCCACACCACAATCCTTCCGGACAACCTTATTCACGTAGCTCAGCGTCCTTTGGTGGCGTGCTGTGAGCCTCGAGGAGAAGCTTAGAGAGCTGGAGGAGCTTAGGCGTAGATCGCTCGAGGGTGGCGGCCCCGAGAAGATTAAGAGGCAGCGTGAGCGCGGCAAGCTCCTCGCGAGGGAGAGGCTTGACCTTCTCCTGGATCCTGGCAGCTTCCAGGAGCTAGACTGGCTCGTCACCACCCGCGGTGCACCACTCGGCGAGGTTCCAAGAATCCCTGGCGACGGCGTGGTAGCGGGGTTCGGCAGGATAAACGGTAGGCCCGTCTTTGTCTTCTCCCAGGACTTCACAGTAGCTGGTGGCAGTATAGGCGAGATGCACGCCGAGAAGATAGTGCGAACCATAAAGTACGCGTTGAAGAGCGGGGTCCCAGTCATAGGCATCTGGGACTCTGGGGGTGCCAGGATACAGGAGGGTGTCGCAGCCCTCCACGGTGTTGGAAGAATATTCAACGCGATAATCCAGGCCAGCGGTGTAATCCCACAGATATCCCTCGTCCTGGGCTCCTCGGCTGGTGGTGCAGCCTACGCCCCAGCTCTCATGGACTTCACGATCGTCGTTGACAAGATAACATACATGTTCGTCACCGGCCCAGACGTCGTAAGAGAGGTCACCGGCGAGGAGGTGACCTTCGAGCAGCTTGGAGGAGCACGGGTTCACAGCCAGTTAAGCGGCGTAGCCCACTTCCGCGCAGCAAACGAGGAGGAAGCCTTCAGGATTACTAGGAGGCTACTCAGCTACCTCCCAGACAATAATGAAGCCCCGCTACCAATCATCGACACGGGAGACCCGGTAGATCGACGCGATCCCGATCTAGACTCTATGGTGCCCGATGACCCCCATAAACCCTATGATATGAAGCAAGTGCTTGAGAGGATATTCGACCACGGCAGCCTCCTCGAGGTACAGCCGGAGTGGGGTACAAGCATCATAACAGCCTTTGCTAGGCTCGGCGGTATACCCGTCTGCGTGGTTGCCAGCCAGCCACTAGTGCTGAGTGGCGCGATAGACATTAACGCCTCGTGTAAAGCAGCGCGATTCGTTAGGTTCTGCGACGCGTTCAACCTCCCAGTCATAACCTTCGTAGACGTGCCAGGCTACATGCCCGGCCTAGACCAGGAGCACGGCGGCATAATCAGGCACGGTGCTAAGATGCTCTACGCTTACGCTGAGGCTACGGTTCCAAAGCTAACAGTCGTGGTTAGGAAGGCCTACGGCGGAGCATATATCTCGATGGGCAGCAAGTCGCTGGGAGCGGACATAGTCTATGCATGGCCCACGGCAGAGATAGCCGTGCTCGGTGCTGAGGCAGCTGTACGCATACTTTACCGGAAACGCCTCCGCGCGGCGGAGAACCCAGAGGAGGAGAGGAAACGACTCATAGACGAGTATCGCAGGACATTCCTAAACCCGTTCCGAGCCGCAGAGTTAGGCCTCGTAGACGACGTGGTTAAACCCAGTGAGACCCGCTACAAGCTCTACACAGCACTCGAGGTACTACTAAAGAAGAGGGAACCCAGGCTACCCAAGAAGCACGGAAACATACCACTCTAACCCCACGAAACCAAGGCCATGCTCTAGAGCAAGATCGCACTGATGACGATAGAAGCGGCATCCAGACCTGAATTCCACATCGTAACCCTCCCCTTGCCCACTCGCTATCATTCCTAGCACACCCAGCCCACCTACACACTGACACATACATGGTGTACATGCATGACATGCCGTTAACTCTACTCTGGATTGCAAGGAGAGCCTAGCACACGAAAACCGCATAGATGGGGGCGAGCCGCTCTACATCCTTGTACTCCGACTGACGCTTGTCAACCCTGGCTGCGATAAAGTAGTAGATAAAGTAGTATGTGAAGATACTAGAAGCGCAGACTCCCGGCACGCTGAAGCTGTGTTCCCAGCGATTGTGCAGGGTCCGCCAGCGCTGTGTACAAGCACCCTCACGGTATCACTCAGCAGTAGACCTCTGCCAAGCCCTGCCCGGACAACACCTGCTAGGTAGAGGGGTCGAAGATGAGCCACCGTGGGGAAAGCATCGCCACGCATCCAGGCTAGCTGCGCAGTATTAGCTGCTACACTTTATCCTCGCGAGAGGCTGCCCACGCCCGACGCCCATCCCACTATCGACAACATACTCCACAACACCGCTGCAGGGGGCGTGCACCTCGTTAACCATCTTCATAGTCTCAACAAGCAACAACAAGTCCCCCTTGTCCACACGTTCCCCTACCGAGACATGTACATCGACAACCTTCACTGGGAGCTTAGCCCGCAGCTCGCTACTCTCCGGGTCAAACTCTACGAGCCAGGACTCGGCAGAGGAAACATCGCCGGCTCGACCACGCTCAGCCTCTTCTTCGGCGAGTACGAGGTCTGAGATGTGGTAGCTGCCGTAGGGGGTCTCCAATATGTCCCCTACTAGGCGGGCCTTAACCGAAACCTTGCGCCCGTCCTCTAGCTCGACAACGGCCTCATAGACGCCTATATCTACCTCCCGGAACTCGACGAGCCTAGGTCCTCCACGGCGGCCATGGCCATCCATGGCTAGCTACCACCGGTAGCTTGGCAGCAGCTATCCCCGTTAGGCCGAGCGGCTTAGCCCGTATCCTGGAGGCTATAGCCCTAACTATGTTCCTCCTAGCCCTTAGCTGGGAGAGCAGCTCTCCCAGCTTCTCCTCGAGGATCCTCGTGTGAAACGCTGCTTTCCTAAACCAGTCAGACTCCACGATAGTTCTGAGGAGTTCGAGATTAGTCTTTACGCCTGCGACAACGGTTTCGTGGAGAGCCGCACGTAGCCTTGCAACAGCCTCAGCACGATCCCTACCCCAGGCGATAACCTTGAGGAGCAGTGTGTCGTAGCGGGTAGAGATCCTTAGCCCCCTCTCGGCGCCAGAGTCGACCCTCACGCCGGGGCCGCGGGGCTCACGGTACCCGGTTACGACGCCCTCCACGGCTCTGAACCCGTTCTCCGGGTCCTCGGCGTAGATGCGGGCTTCTATCGCCCAGCCGTGGAGCTTGATGTCCTCTTGTCCGAGCTGGAGCTCGCGGCCAGCAGCTATGAGGAGCTGCTGCTTTACAATATCGATGCCTGTCACCGCCTCTGTGACACCGTGCTCCACCTGGAGCCTCGCATTAGCCTCTATGAAGTATGGCTGTCCCCTCTCATCAACTATAAACTCTATCGTGCCGGCGCTCTGGTACTCGGCCTCCTCGGCGAGCCTTAGAGCGTAGTCTACGAGTCTGCTTCTAACCTGCGGCACCTTCTCGGCGAACGGGCTCGGAGCCTCCTCTATAATCTTCTGCCTCCTCCTCTGGATGGAGCACTCCCTCTCGTAGAGGTGTACCACGTGGCCCTGCCCATCGCCGAGAATCTGCACCTCGATGTGCCTCGGGTTCCTAACATACTTCTCTATGTAGACCACTCCGGCATCGCCGAAACCATTGCGGGCCTCAAGGCTCACGAGGCGGTAAGCTCTCCTAACCTCCTCGCTATTCGACGCAACCCTCATGCCCCTACCGCCGCCAGCCTTTGAAGCCTTCAACATCACCGGATATCCTATCCTCTCGGCACACCTCACAGCCTCCTCAGCACTACGAGCTTCGCACCAGGGAGGCGTGGGCACGCCAACCTTCTCTGCTAGCTGCTTGGCGCGGTGCTTATCGCCTAGGAGCTCCATGGTCTCCGGCTTTGGACCGGCCCAGGATATCCCGGCGTCGAGCACCTTCCTGGCAAAGGAGGGGTCTTCCGAGAGGAAGCCGTAGCCGGGGTGAAGTATGTCGGCGCCAGCCTTGATGGCCGCCTCCACGACGGAGTCGGGGTTAGTATAGCTCTCAACCATTACGGAGAACGTGCCAGCCCTAACATGGGGGCTATGGGCGTCGTCGGGGGCGTATATGGTTATAGGCTCCCAGCCCAGCTCCCTAACGGCGCGAGCGATGCGGATAGCTATCTCGCCACGCGTAGCTACCAACACCCTCAGGGCCACGGTGCTCTACACCCATCACCCTCTTAGCGGGCCCAACACGTTCGGAACGTGTGGATAGCGGATAAATAAGTAAGGGTTTTTGACAGGTGGCGAGATAGGTG
This DNA window, taken from Hyperthermus butylicus DSM 5456, encodes the following:
- a CDS encoding acetyl-CoA carboxylase biotin carboxyl carrier protein subunit translates to MDGHGRRGGPRLVEFREVDIGVYEAVVELEDGRKVSVKARLVGDILETPYGSYHISDLVLAEEEAERGRAGDVSSAESWLVEFDPESSELRAKLPVKVVDVHVSVGERVDKGDLLLLVETMKMVNEVHAPCSGVVEYVVDSGMGVGRGQPLARIKCSS
- a CDS encoding acyl-CoA carboxylase subunit beta — translated: MSLEEKLRELEELRRRSLEGGGPEKIKRQRERGKLLARERLDLLLDPGSFQELDWLVTTRGAPLGEVPRIPGDGVVAGFGRINGRPVFVFSQDFTVAGGSIGEMHAEKIVRTIKYALKSGVPVIGIWDSGGARIQEGVAALHGVGRIFNAIIQASGVIPQISLVLGSSAGGAAYAPALMDFTIVVDKITYMFVTGPDVVREVTGEEVTFEQLGGARVHSQLSGVAHFRAANEEEAFRITRRLLSYLPDNNEAPLPIIDTGDPVDRRDPDLDSMVPDDPHKPYDMKQVLERIFDHGSLLEVQPEWGTSIITAFARLGGIPVCVVASQPLVLSGAIDINASCKAARFVRFCDAFNLPVITFVDVPGYMPGLDQEHGGIIRHGAKMLYAYAEATVPKLTVVVRKAYGGAYISMGSKSLGADIVYAWPTAEIAVLGAEAAVRILYRKRLRAAENPEEERKRLIDEYRRTFLNPFRAAELGLVDDVVKPSETRYKLYTALEVLLKKREPRLPKKHGNIPL
- a CDS encoding acetyl-CoA carboxylase biotin carboxylase subunit, whose translation is MALRVLVATRGEIAIRIARAVRELGWEPITIYAPDDAHSPHVRAGTFSVMVESYTNPDSVVEAAIKAGADILHPGYGFLSEDPSFARKVLDAGISWAGPKPETMELLGDKHRAKQLAEKVGVPTPPWCEARSAEEAVRCAERIGYPVMLKASKAGGGRGMRVASNSEEVRRAYRLVSLEARNGFGDAGVVYIEKYVRNPRHIEVQILGDGQGHVVHLYERECSIQRRRQKIIEEAPSPFAEKVPQVRSRLVDYALRLAEEAEYQSAGTIEFIVDERGQPYFIEANARLQVEHGVTEAVTGIDIVKQQLLIAAGRELQLGQEDIKLHGWAIEARIYAEDPENGFRAVEGVVTGYREPRGPGVRVDSGAERGLRISTRYDTLLLKVIAWGRDRAEAVARLRAALHETVVAGVKTNLELLRTIVESDWFRKAAFHTRILEEKLGELLSQLRARRNIVRAIASRIRAKPLGLTGIAAAKLPVVASHGWPWPPWRT
- a CDS encoding M42 family metallopeptidase; its protein translation is MSALTLPISEGELDEFFKLLKKLSDAFGVSGYEDEVRGIIIDEVREAADHVEVDRFGNVIAIKRGGRGTIKIVWDAHMDEIGFLVKHIDDKGFIYLSPVGGWTDHVLPGQRVRILTDNGTLVRGVIGIKPPHLMKQEERSQVIPLDKLFVDIGASSREEVEKLGIRIGSPVDLDRETIRLVGDRVTGKAFDDRVGVAVLIKAFKEFNPAEQTVYLVIATQEEVGLKGARVAAQKIQPEAAIAVDVTTANDVPGVEAKDRVAEVGKGPALTVADGRNASGLIAHPKLLKLLMETAKAEGIPYQLFILPGGTTDATAIALAGEGVPSAVVSVPTRYIHSPVELLSLRDAVYAAKLVAAATSRITREWYDREILWGKKIK